A genomic window from Gemmatimonadaceae bacterium includes:
- a CDS encoding CHAT domain-containing protein: protein MRLRPTIVVSAVLLLAAAPATPADARQAAAAVAAAATDAPRLVLTDLQGTPLPTTGGSRVYAVPTGTPVRIALRGGSVSQPQIRVWRLVGINATEVWNGSLSTDAERVLGQTTVGIGTDLLLLQWGASGASEALPMESERSHLYYLVADSARRAAPLTAARAVTAPMPSATLEAAFDQAAEDRKEAFEQVLATRSMTRTLIGVPNYRALRVALQEIFAPGTAMVMYAPAGDTLVTWMIAADGRLLRHIEPDASDRSARLETLRRAMRVDALQAPRTPQRRGVVPAAPAAAARPPSTERALRDVAALLLPRPLHAALRQAQHLVIVPALDIGATPFAALPHPRGGQVVDHASVVIAPSICDVLQLGHRVHYTDASGNPLVVGDPTFPDDGEWLMPPLPGARTEAEAIAARLGAVPLVGDAATPAAVRRRVADASLLYFATHGIASDLQPMDGSFLQLAAVGGNHGRYTARDIQAQRVRARLAVLSACQTGLGAAHDGGIIGVARSFINAGSSQVVMSLWNVDDEATTQLMTGFIAQLEVHPPPEALRRAMVALRDAGRSSAAPVYWASFAVFGATW from the coding sequence ATGCGACTTCGCCCAACCATCGTCGTCAGCGCCGTCCTGTTGCTCGCTGCGGCGCCTGCAACCCCTGCGGACGCGAGGCAGGCCGCCGCCGCCGTTGCCGCCGCCGCGACGGACGCGCCGCGTCTCGTGCTCACCGACTTGCAAGGGACTCCGCTTCCGACCACCGGCGGCAGCCGCGTGTATGCCGTGCCCACGGGAACGCCGGTGCGGATCGCGTTACGCGGTGGATCGGTCTCGCAACCACAGATCCGCGTGTGGCGCTTGGTCGGCATCAACGCCACCGAGGTGTGGAATGGCAGCCTCAGCACGGACGCCGAGCGCGTCCTCGGGCAGACGACTGTCGGCATCGGGACGGACCTCCTGCTGCTGCAGTGGGGTGCCAGCGGCGCGTCCGAGGCGCTGCCGATGGAATCGGAGCGCAGTCACCTCTATTACCTCGTGGCCGACTCCGCGCGCCGTGCCGCGCCGCTCACGGCCGCACGCGCCGTCACGGCACCGATGCCATCGGCGACGTTGGAAGCGGCCTTCGACCAGGCCGCCGAGGACCGGAAGGAAGCCTTTGAGCAGGTGCTGGCCACGCGCAGTATGACGCGGACGCTCATCGGGGTGCCGAATTACCGGGCACTGCGCGTCGCCCTGCAGGAAATCTTCGCGCCCGGCACGGCGATGGTGATGTATGCCCCCGCCGGCGACACCCTCGTCACCTGGATGATCGCCGCAGACGGACGGCTGTTGCGGCATATCGAGCCGGATGCCAGTGATCGCAGCGCGCGCCTTGAGACGCTCCGGCGGGCGATGCGCGTGGACGCGCTCCAGGCACCCCGCACCCCGCAGCGCCGCGGCGTGGTGCCGGCGGCGCCGGCCGCCGCCGCTCGGCCTCCCTCCACGGAGCGGGCGCTGCGCGACGTGGCCGCGCTGCTGCTGCCGCGTCCGCTGCACGCGGCCCTGCGGCAGGCGCAGCACCTCGTAATCGTCCCGGCGCTCGATATCGGGGCCACACCCTTTGCCGCGCTGCCGCATCCGCGCGGCGGCCAGGTGGTGGACCACGCCTCGGTGGTCATCGCGCCGAGCATCTGCGATGTGCTGCAGCTTGGGCATCGCGTCCACTACACCGACGCGTCGGGGAATCCCCTTGTCGTGGGGGATCCGACATTTCCGGACGATGGCGAATGGCTGATGCCGCCGCTACCCGGCGCGCGGACCGAGGCTGAGGCCATCGCCGCGCGGCTCGGCGCGGTTCCGCTGGTGGGCGATGCCGCCACGCCCGCCGCCGTGCGCCGTCGCGTGGCCGACGCGTCGCTGCTGTACTTCGCGACCCACGGTATCGCCTCAGACCTGCAGCCGATGGACGGGAGCTTCCTGCAGCTGGCGGCCGTTGGGGGCAACCACGGCCGCTACACGGCGCGCGACATCCAAGCTCAGCGCGTGCGCGCCCGGCTGGCCGTGCTCTCGGCCTGTCAGACGGGCCTCGGTGCGGCCCACGACGGCGGCATCATCGGCGTGGCCCGCTCGTTCATCAATGCGGGGTCGTCACAGGTCGTGATGAGCCTCTGGAACGTGGATGACGAGGCAACCACGCAGCTGATGACCGGCTTCATCGCGCAACTGGAGGTGCATCCTCCGCCGGAGGCGTTGCGGCGCGCGATGGTCGCCCTGCGCGACGCCGGCCGCAGCAGTGCGGCGCCGGTGTACTGGGCCTCATTTGCGGTGTTCGGCGCCACTTGGTAG